A single genomic interval of Lucilia cuprina isolate Lc7/37 chromosome 2, ASM2204524v1, whole genome shotgun sequence harbors:
- the LOC111679125 gene encoding uncharacterized protein LOC111679125, with amino-acid sequence MISSFRNGLVSKNILKFHKGQHLLNNTRICGRDVYTTTKCDNLVAADVLPIPNNIDVAETTRFSPHRSREISSTVILSQNYQGISSPKIDITTDNSFSNGVLDKQDPHVQSYDCFGAISLNSAMQSNVPSPFGGMHKFTHLNMPGGQWSQDCKFMSQNLQSSHYTTLRRNARSNWSTYDKDATTQKDSTFAWNLQSKRRYCNKVNKPEEMPQAQSKKDQLKKAFKDYGSTIIIFHVAISLVSLGGFYLLVSSGIDLIAILEHLEFAPTALKNSVALGASNFVIAYAVHKVFAPVRISITLGATPFIVRYLRSKGLLKSKTK; translated from the exons ATGATTTCCTCATTTCGAAATGGATtagtttctaaaaatatattaaaattccaTAAAGGACAACATCTTCTAAATAATACGAGAATTTGTG gccGAGATGTTTACACCACAACAAAATGTGATAATTTAGTAGCAGCCGATGTTTTACCAATACCGAACAACATTGATGTTGCTGAAACAACGCGTTTTTCCCCACATCGTAGTCGTGAGATTTCTTCCACTGTCATCTTATCGCAAAATTATCAGGGAATATCATCTCCAAAAATAGATATAACAACGGATAACTCATTTAGTAATGGTGTTTTAGATAAACAAGATCCTCATGTACAATCATACGATTGCTTTGGGGCCATCAGCCTCAATTCAGCAATGCAAAGTAATGTACCCAGTCCATTCGGTGGCATGCACAAATTTACTCATTTAAACATGCCAGGTGGTCAATGGTCTCAGGATTGTAAGTTTATGTCGCAAAATTTACAAAGTTCCCATTATACCACATTAAGAAGAAATGCTCGTTCTAATTGGTCGACTTATGACAAGGATGCAACAACTCAAAAAG ATTCAACATTTGCATGGAATTTACAATCTAAGCGCAGATATTGCAATAAGGTTAATAAGCCAGAAGAAATGCCTCAAGCTCAAAGCAAAAAAgatcaattaaaaaaagctttcaaagatTATGGTTCTACAATAATAATATTCCATGTTGCAATATCACTTGTATCATTAGGCGGGTTCTATCTTTTAGTTTCTAG cgGAATAGATTTGATTGCAATACTCGAACACTTGGAATTCGCACCTACAGCTTTAAAAAATAGCGTTGCCCTAGGAGCAAGTAACTTTGTAATAGCTTATGCCGTACATAAAGTATTTGCACCAGTTCGAATAAGTATAACTTTAGGAGCTACACCATTTATTGTACGATATTTGCGATCCAAAGGTCtattaaaatctaaaacaaaataa